A DNA window from Daucus carota subsp. sativus chromosome 3, DH1 v3.0, whole genome shotgun sequence contains the following coding sequences:
- the LOC108215260 gene encoding uncharacterized protein LOC108215260 → MFVKLAVAVVGGLLGCIYVVSKRPPSKVCGSPGGPPITSPRVRLADGRHLAYKEVGVPKETAKFKVIIIHGFASSKDIHLPISQELIEELQIYILSFDRAGYGESDPYPKRSVKSEAYDIQQLADNLQIGPKFYVIGISMGAYPVWSCLKYIPHRLSGASLVVPFVHYWWPCFPASLSKEALSLLLVQDQWAFRVAHYAPWLFNWWMTQKWFPSLSINEGNMAIFSEPDLEILKNAPETPSTDQEKIVQQGEYESLYRDVMVGYANWEFDPTDLQNPFPNNEGSVHIWQGLEDKIIPYSLNRYLSQKLPWIRYHEVPDAGHLLAFKRNFCEAIIRDLLLN, encoded by the exons ATGTTTGTCAAGCTAGCAGTTGCGGTAGTTGGCGGTCTTCTAGGTTGCATATATGTGGTATCAAAGAGACCTCCTTCAAAAGTTTGTGGATCACCAGGTGGTCCCCCTATAACTTCACCCAGAGTAAGGCTCGCTGATGGAAGGCATTTGGCTTATAAAGAAGTGGGCGTTCCCAAGGAAACTGCCAAGTTTAAAGTCATAATTATTCATGGCTTTGCTAGTTCCAAAGACATACATCTGCCTATTTCTCAG GAACTAATAGAAGAGCTCCAGATATATATCTTGTCATTTGACAGAGCAGGTTATGGAGAGAGCGATCCATATCCAAAGCGCTCAGTCAAGAGTGAGGCATATGATATACAACAATTGGCAGACAATTTGCAGATCGGTCCTAAATTTTATGTGATTGGGATCTCGATGGGAGCTTACCCTGTCTGGAGTTGCCTGAAATACATACCACACAG GTTGTCTGGAGCTTCACTAGTAGTCCCATTTGTCCACTACTGGTGGCCTTGTTTTCCTGCTAGCCTGTCCAAAGAAGCTTTGAGTTTATTACTTGTGCAAGACCAGTGGGCATTTAGAGTTGCACATTATGCCCCTTGGCTCTTCAATTGGTGGATGACTCAAAAATGGTTTCCTTCTTTATCTATCAACGAAGGTAACATGGCCATTTTCAGTGAACCGGATTTAGAGATACTAAAGAATGCGCCAGAAACTCCAAGTACTGATCAG GAAAAGATAGTACAGCAAGGAGAGTACGAGTCTCTGTATAGAGACGTAATGGTTGGATATGCGAACTGGGAGTTTGATCCAACAGATCTTCAAAATCCTTTCCCCAACAATGAAGGCTCAGTTCACATTTGGCAAGGCTTGGAAGATAAGATAATTCCGTACAGCCTTAACCGTTATCTCTCACAAAAGCTTCCATGGATTCGATACCATGAAGTTCCTGATGCTGGACACCTTTTAGCATTTAAAAGAAACTTTTGTGAGGCTATTATTAGGGACCTATTACTTAATTGA
- the LOC135151096 gene encoding uncharacterized protein LOC135151096, producing MEKQRSLIRESRSKESAKESLLYNVFNYDISMMKVQDKTVEGPSTRSSADDFVGKSHSQSPPRCQNVYEMTELHFKKRKAADELLKSKNRTPFLFDVFNYETTMMKNRDQSEKENRAPLTNDILVENNENHNLKQFVEKNSDCPSGSSNRAVNSSKKRSPLSILNGNVLHDVSKKNIGTKKPRVQGLRESKKSELRDNVQSPHVHHSTFPEHGKTKFTAASPENTPRSILCDILNSSAGSSTSVQGTVNKKCFESTPQTLNFDMGSSNQENAHTMDEAEFSRTEEHVDDPSEIYEHDDFLDGTETWSKDRLGKTSKVPSGYSTLGPPNVKCTKCDAMMWREERTNKNITKGTPHFSLCCANGEIRLPKEKPTPSYLWQLYNDKQKGPKFKDGIRIYNSMFAFTSTGGRVDHSINCGGAPYIYRLNGQNHHMFGSLIPDDGDDPKFCQLYIYDTTNEVANRMKWISVSDGQVIHAEIVEGLIRMLDETNELVKEFRSHRDRFEEDNVADLEITLKVSRAESGRENHIIPADDVAGIMAGDLDDNSQYRDIILHSKEDRLQRVTDIHPKIMALQYPLLFPHGDDGFHIHLPYGGGDNKKKRKRVLLTQKEYYSYKLQVRLNEGMTPRLGGRLFQQYIVDAFSTIEQARLWYIRTHQTKLRNDLYKQIYDSLRSGNTDASAVGKGIVLPAGFIGSRRYMQQNFQDALAVCRYIGHPDIFLTMTTNPLWDEITEMMKLLPHCLPQNSPDIIARVFKLKLDQLVDDIKNKSFFGTCIGVMYVVEFQKRGLPHVHMLIWLSADAKKNLQSNVDKFVSAEVPDPDEDPAGYAAVQSFMIHGPCGSENPKSPCMKDFKCIRHFPKKYCATTTFDDSGFPIYRRRKKDLPKDANGKERHLDNKWVVPYNRDLLVKYQCHINVEICCHARSIKYLFKYCLKGHDRATVEIKSRKKDQSASNNDVPLDEINQYFDGRYICACEAAWRIFGFNIHYRTHSVQRLSFHLPGERNCTFKETEPLPKVVARERNKLSQLEAFFKLNSTDPEARKFTYDEIPRHYVWNELDTVWNVRKRGIQIGRLFYTHHSTGELWYLRLLLTKVRGPTSFKHLRTVNGKVCQSFQDACREYGLLDDDNEWHQVMQQCSVTGLATQIRQLFVHIMVNCRVTDLKKLWNDHCAHMMDDILLMRRKISGNPDLVLNDKQLEYYALAEIHKLLKSIGKSLKDFNQLPQPPSIYLDCGLNNLIVEETSYDIKEMEREHRALISELNEEQLQVYNSIMKSLQRTDGGFFFVYGSGGCGKTFLWKTLISKLRSESMIVLPVASSGIAATLLPGGRTAHSRFKIPIILDDCSTCNIAQQSDISQLLQKTSLIIWDEAPMQHRYAFECLDRSLRDIMKSVDPKRFHIPFGGINIVLGGDFRQILPVIPGSSRAEVVSASVIRSKLWKNVELHTLVQNMRINKGTDPADQERMKNFAQWVLDIGDGEIERAADGAFEDDICIPSEFCNVGSENCIDDMIDSTFPEFAQHFNEPSYLSERAILTPTNSTVAHVNSLIVERIPGESQSYYSVDHAEDYPGTETELNNSFPPEYLNSLSVPGLPTHELKLKVGVVVMLMRNLNQTLGLCNGTRMMVTRLLPNCVECEVISGNFVGTKHFIPRMELFPTDSKLPYKLMRKQMPLQICYAMTINKSQGQSLKNVGLYLPKPVFSHGQLYVAISRVTSPEGLRIYIESEMGLTTNITQNVVYKEVFNNLPCI from the exons ATGGAGAAG CAGCGGTCTCTTATTAGGGAATCTAGGTCGAAGGAATCAGCGAAGGAATCATTGTTGTATAATGTTT TTAATTACGACATCTCGATGATGAAGGTTCAGGATAAGACAGTTGAAG GTCCGTCAACTCGGAGTAGTGCAGATGACTTTGTGGGAAAGAGTCATAGCCAGTCTCCCCCTCGATGCCAGAATGTTT ACGAAATGACAGAGTTGCATTTCAAGAAAAGGAAAGCTGCCGATGAGCTTCTCAAGTCTAAAAACAGGACTCCTTTCTTATTTGATGTTT TTAACTATGAGACAACGATGATGAAGAATCGTGACCAATCTGAGAAGGAAAACCGCGCTCCCCTCACCAACGACA TTTTGGTGGAAAATAACGAGAACCATAATCTGAAACAATTTGTTGAGAAGAATTCGGATTGTCCATCAGGAAGTTCAAACAGAGCAGTGAATTCTTCTAAAAAAAGGAGTCCGTTGTCAATTTTAAATG GAAATGTATTACATGACGTTTCGAAAAAAAACATTGGCACGAAGAAGCCACGAGTGCAGGGTTTGCGGGAGAGCAAAAAATCAGAGCTCAGAGACAATGTTCAAAGCCCACATGTTCATCACTCAACATTTCCCGAGCATGGAAAGACGAAATTTACAGCTGCGTCTCCAGAGAATACTCCCAGATCAATTCTATGTGATATTT TGAATTCCAGTGCTGGGTCGTCAACCTCTGTGCAAGGAACAGTTAATAAGAAATGTTTTGAAAGTACCCCTCAAACTTTAAACTTTGACATGGGTTCCAGCAATCAGGAGAATGCACATACTATGGATGAAGCTG AGTTTTCGCGCACAGAGGAACATGTAGATGACCCTTCTGAAATTTATGAACATGATG ATTTTTTGGATGGTACAGAAACTTGGTCTAAAGACAGACTGGGAAAAACATCGAAAG ttCCAAGTGGATATTCAACCCTTGGTCCTCCTAATGTCAAGTGTACTAAATGTGATGCAATGATGTGGAGGGAGGAGCGGACGAACAAGAACATAACGAAAGGAACTCCACACTTTTCATTGTGTTGTGCTAATGGTGAGATACGGCTTCCAAAGGAAAAGCCTACTCCCTCTTATTTGTGGCAGTTGTACAATGATAAGCAGAAAGGCCCAAAGTTTAAAGACGGCATCCGTATATATAACAGCATGTTTGCGTTTACTTCCACTGGTGGAAGGGTTGATCATTCTATAAACTGTGGTGGGGCTCCTTATATTTATAGATTAAATGGTCAAAACCATCATATGTTCGGTTCACTAATTCCTGATGATGGGGATGATCCTAAGTTTTGTCAGCTATATATTTACGACACTACCAATGAAGTTGCAAACAGGATGAAATGGATTAGTGTGAGTGATGGTCAGGTTATTCACGCTGAAATTGTTGAGGGTTTGATTAGAATGCTGGATGAAACCAATGAGCTGGTGAAGGAATTCAGATCACACCGTGATCGTTTTGAAGAAGACAATGTTGCTGATCTAGAAATAACATTGAAGGTATCTCGAGCAGAAAGTGGTAGGGAAAACCATATAATTCCCGCAGATGATGTTGCTGGAATAATGGCTGGAGACCTTGATGACAATTCTCAATATCGTGACATTATACTTCATTCTAAAGAAGATCGTCTGCAGAGAGTAACCGATATTCATCCAAAAATCATGGCACTCCAGTATCCTCTGCTTTTTCCTCACGGTGATGATGGTTTTCACATTCACCTGCCTTATGGTGGCGGGGATAAtaagaaaaaaaggaaaagagttTTACTTACGCAGAAGGAGTACTACTCTTACAAGTTGCAAGTACGTCTAAATGAAG GCATGACACCCCGGTTGGGTGGTCGTTTATTTCAGCAGTACATAGTTGATGCTTTCTCTACCATTGAGCAAGCTCGATTATGGTACATTCGTACTCATCAGACCAAATTACGTAATGATCTATATAAGCAGATATATGATTCTCTGCGTAGTGGCAATACAGATGCATCAGCTGTTGGCAAAGGTATTGTCCTTCCTGCTGGTTTCATTGGTTCTAGAAGGTACATGCAACAAAACTTTCAAGATGCGCTTGCTGTTTGTCGTTACATTGGGCATCCagacatttttttaacaatgaCAACAAACCCCCTTTGGGATGAGATTACCGAGATGATGAAATTACTACCTCACTGTCTTCCTCAGAATTCTCCGGATATCATAGCACGAGTTTTTAAACTTAAACTCGACCAGTTGGTTGATGACATAAAGAACAAATCCTTTTTTGGGACATGTATTGGAG TTATGTATGTTGTGGAATTCCAAAAGCGAGGGCTGCCTCACGTGCATATGTTGATATGGTTAAGTGCTGATGCGAAGAAAAATCTGCAGTCAAACGTAGACAAGTTTGTATCCGCCGAAGTGCCCGATCCAGACGAAGATCCTGCAGGGTATGCTGCTGTACAATCGTTCATGATTCATGGGCCATGTGGTTCTGAAAATCCAAAATCCCCATGCATGAAAGACTTCAAGTGTATTAGGCACTTTCCCAAAAA ATATTGTGCCACCACCACATTCGACGATTCTGGGTTTCCAATATATAGACGTCGAAAGAAAGATTTGCCTAAAGATGCAAATGGAAAAGAAAGACATCTTGATAATAAGTGGGTTGTTCCATATAACCGGGACTTATTGGTGAAATACCAATGTCATATAAATGTGGAAATATGTTGTCATGCAAGGAGTATAAAATATCTCTTCAAGTACTGTCTTAAGGGTCACGATCGAGCTACTGTTGAGATTAAAAGCCGTAAGAAAGACCAATCAGCTTCAAATAATGATGTCCCTCTAGATGAAATAAACCAATATTTTGATGGTAGATATATATGTGCGTGTGAGGCAGCATGGAGAATCTTTGGGTTTAATATACACTATCGAACACATTCTGTTCAGCGTTTATCTTTTCATCTCCCAGGGGAAAGAAATTGCACATTTAAGGAGACTGAGCCATTACCAAAAGTGGTTGCCAGAGAGAGGAACAAGTTAAGTCAGCTAGAAGCTTTTTTTAAGCTAAATTCTACTGATCCTGAAGCTCGCAAATTCACTTATGATGAGATTCCAAGACATTATGTGTGGAATGAGCTTGATACTGTTTGGAATGTACGGAAGCGGGGTATACAGATTGGAAGATTGTTTTACACTCATCATAGTACAGGAGAACTATGGTACTTGCGCCTGCTTCTCACCAAGGTTCGAGGTCCTACTTCATTTAAGCACCTGCGCACAGTGAATGGTAAAGTCTGTCAGTCGTTTCAGGATGCATGTAGAGAATATGGCCTCCTCGATGATGACAATGAATGGCACCAAGTTATGCAGCAATGTTCCGTGACTGGACTGGCAACACAAATACGCCAACTGTTCGTACACATTATGGTCAACTGTCGAGTGACTGATTTGAAGAAATTGTGGAATGATCATTGTGCACATATGATGGATGATATACTGTTAATGCGCAGGAAGATTAGTGGGAATCCAGATTTGGTGCTTAATGATAAACAGTTAGAGTATTATGCTCTTGCAG aaattcataagTTGCTGAAGTCCATTGGTAAATCATTGAAGGATTTCAATCAGCTGCCTCAACCACCCAGCATCTATTTGGATTGTGGATTGAACAATCTCATTGTCGAAGAAACAAGTTATGATATCAAAGAGATGGAAAGAGAACACAGAGCTCTCATCTCTGAACTCAATGAAGAACAGTTGCAGGTATACAACTCAATAATGAAATCACTGCAAAGGACCGATGGtgggtttttttttgtttatggcAGCGGTGGTTGTGGAAAGACTTTCCTCTGGAAGACCTTGATCTCAAAATTGAGATCTGAGAGTATGATAGTTCTTCCTGTTGCTTCATCCGGTATTGCTGCCACCCTCTTGCCAGGTGGGCGTACAGCTCATTCGAGGTTTAAAATACCTATTATTTTGGATGATTGTTCTACGTGTAACATAGCACAGCAGTCTGATATCTCTCAGCTCCTACAGAAGACCAGTCTTATAATATGGGACGAGGCACCTATGCAGCATCGATATGCATTTGAGTGTCTCGATCGCTCGCTGCGTGATATTATGAAGTCTGTTGACCCGAAACGTTTTCATATCCCTTTTGGTGGAATCAACATAGTGCTCGGTGGTGATTTTCGCCAGATCTTACCAGTCATACCTGGATCATCTCGGGCTGAAGTTGTGTCAGCTTCTGTTATCCGATCAAAGTTGTGGAAAAATGTTGAGCTCCATACCTTGGTCCAGAACATGCGTATCAATAAAGGTACAGATCCAGCTGATCAAGAGCGCATGAAGAATTTTGCACAATGGGTTCTTGATATAGGGGATGGTGAAATTGAGAGAGCTGCTGATGGAGCCTTTGAGGATGATATATGCATCCCCTCTGAATTTTGCAATGTTGGGAGTGAAAACTGCATCGATGATATGATAGATAGCACATTCCCGGAATTTGCACAGCATTTCAACGAGCCATCTTACTTGAGTGAAAGAGCTATATTAACTCCCACCAACAGCACAGTAGCTCATGTTAACTCCTTAATTGTGGAAAGAATCCCTGGAGAATCACAATCTTATTACAGTGTTGATCACGCTGAGGATTATCCTGGAACGGAGACTGAGTTGAACAATAGTTTCCCCCcggaatatttgaactccttgAGTGTTCCCGGACTGCCTACCCATGAACTTAAACTGAAGGTAGGAGTCGTTGTTATGTTAATGCGTAACTTAAACCAGACGTTGGGCTTATGCAATGGAACAAGGATGATGGTGACTAGGTTACTTCCAAACTGTGTCGAATGTGAAGTAATTTCTGGGAATTTTGTTGGCACTAAGCATTTTATTCCTCGAATGGAGCTTTTTCCTACAGATTCCAAGCTCCCATACAAGTTGATGAGGAAGCAAATGCCTTTGCAAATCTGCTACGCCATGACAATCAACAAATCTCAAGGACAGTCCCTTAAAAATGTTGGTTT